In one window of Bdellovibrio bacteriovorus W DNA:
- a CDS encoding DNA mismatch repair protein MutS (COG0249 Mismatch repair ATPase (MutS family)) — translation MASFPPMSNQTPLMKQYWDIKSVHQDKILLFRMGDFYEMFFDDAVKAAPVIGIALTQRNKKSQDETPMCGMPHHSISGPINKLLGAGFKVAICDQLEDPKQAKGIVKRGVTRVLTPGMVYDSDTLDGTKPHYLVSLDHESISFLDTTTGEAFFFRSQNPDELLRFIQILPVAEVVVSEAQSSLQEKLTNVLVSFHEDIIEPDHNLLSKLAPLSAARLLSYVRALSGDEALTTIAVFEEKDLEHRLDISGTVLRHLEVFSTYKGEGIGSLFHAVNRTQTSAGSRLLRQWLSFPLRDQKAIEARLDRIDFWRSHVLELKRVRQILGQMGDIERRLGKISQPQCNGRDLIALAGSVHAGISALEVLLHASGQTPNFEALRELAYKIERTLVEDPPLSTKQGYLIRNGISPELDELIELSTHSQALVSRMEAEEKEKTGIASLKIRYNNVFGYYIEVTNTHKDKAPAHYQRKQTLTNAERYCTDELIELERKVLSANSKRADLEFEFFENLRQEILKAAPILLRLAHQCSELDVMSSLGWLSLEEKYVRPQFSERNELRLKASRHPVVEQTVKKNFVANDIELQPHSCLLLTGPNMAGKSTLMRQVALVAMMAQMGSFVPCDEATLPIFDALFTRIGASDQLSEGLSTFMVEMIETSAMLKNATKNSLVILDEVGRGTSTFDGMCLAQSILEHLLSETKSLTFFATHYHELTALETSYGQITNAHMTVAERNGEIRFLHTLVRGPALKSYGVQVAELAGLPATVTRRAKSLLRDIESRRMTASSQLSLLDAMMESEEVVPEIQTSEMPEELRSLMTELEKFPLMQSSPLEAMNQIAKWKEVVSKHAQTLN, via the coding sequence CATCAAGATAAAATCTTGTTATTTCGAATGGGCGACTTTTATGAAATGTTTTTCGATGATGCAGTAAAAGCAGCTCCCGTTATCGGTATCGCTCTGACGCAAAGAAATAAAAAGTCACAGGACGAGACTCCGATGTGTGGTATGCCCCATCACTCGATCTCAGGACCTATCAATAAACTTTTAGGTGCAGGTTTTAAAGTCGCTATTTGTGATCAGTTAGAAGATCCAAAGCAAGCCAAAGGAATTGTGAAACGCGGGGTGACTCGTGTTTTAACTCCGGGGATGGTTTATGACTCTGATACTTTGGATGGCACAAAGCCTCACTATTTAGTTTCATTAGATCATGAATCTATCAGTTTCCTTGATACAACAACGGGTGAGGCCTTCTTTTTCCGCTCACAAAACCCAGATGAACTTCTGCGATTTATTCAAATTCTTCCTGTAGCAGAAGTTGTAGTTTCTGAAGCGCAAAGCTCGTTGCAAGAAAAATTGACCAACGTCCTTGTGAGTTTTCACGAAGATATCATCGAACCTGATCATAATCTTCTCAGCAAGCTTGCGCCACTTTCAGCTGCGCGCTTACTTTCTTATGTCAGAGCTCTTTCTGGCGATGAAGCATTGACGACAATTGCGGTTTTCGAGGAAAAAGATTTAGAACATCGCCTCGATATTTCCGGCACTGTACTTCGCCACTTAGAAGTGTTTTCGACCTACAAGGGCGAAGGGATCGGAAGTCTCTTCCATGCTGTTAATAGAACACAAACTTCGGCAGGGTCTCGTCTTCTGCGTCAGTGGTTGAGTTTTCCATTACGTGATCAAAAGGCTATTGAGGCTCGCTTAGATCGTATTGATTTTTGGAGAAGTCACGTGCTTGAGCTTAAGCGTGTGCGACAAATTCTAGGCCAGATGGGTGATATTGAACGTCGTCTAGGGAAGATCTCTCAACCTCAATGCAATGGTCGTGATCTGATTGCATTAGCAGGGAGCGTGCACGCGGGGATCAGTGCTTTGGAAGTTCTGCTTCATGCCTCTGGACAGACTCCGAATTTTGAAGCTCTGCGCGAACTTGCGTATAAGATTGAAAGAACACTGGTCGAAGATCCGCCACTTTCGACGAAACAAGGTTACTTGATTCGCAATGGTATTTCTCCAGAGTTAGACGAGTTGATTGAGTTATCGACTCACTCACAAGCTTTAGTTTCTCGAATGGAAGCTGAAGAAAAAGAAAAAACGGGAATCGCTAGTTTAAAGATTCGTTATAATAACGTTTTTGGTTACTACATCGAAGTGACGAATACCCATAAAGATAAAGCTCCGGCGCACTATCAACGTAAGCAAACTTTGACGAATGCAGAACGTTACTGCACGGATGAGTTGATTGAGTTAGAGCGTAAGGTTCTAAGTGCGAATTCAAAACGCGCGGACTTAGAATTTGAATTCTTCGAAAATCTTCGCCAAGAAATTTTAAAAGCAGCTCCAATACTTTTGCGGCTTGCGCATCAGTGCAGTGAACTTGATGTGATGAGTTCTTTGGGTTGGCTAAGTCTTGAAGAAAAATACGTGCGCCCACAATTTAGCGAGCGCAATGAATTGCGCCTTAAAGCCAGTCGTCATCCGGTGGTGGAGCAAACGGTTAAGAAAAACTTCGTGGCCAATGATATCGAACTTCAGCCACATTCTTGTTTGCTTTTAACGGGCCCGAATATGGCCGGTAAATCCACATTGATGCGTCAAGTGGCTTTAGTGGCGATGATGGCTCAGATGGGATCTTTTGTTCCTTGTGATGAAGCGACTCTGCCAATATTCGATGCGCTCTTTACGCGTATTGGAGCCAGCGATCAATTGTCGGAAGGTCTTTCAACATTCATGGTTGAGATGATTGAAACTTCAGCAATGTTGAAAAACGCCACTAAGAACTCTTTAGTGATTCTAGATGAAGTTGGTAGAGGCACGAGCACGTTTGATGGAATGTGCCTGGCTCAGTCCATTCTAGAGCATCTACTGAGTGAGACGAAGTCTTTAACATTCTTTGCGACCCACTATCATGAGTTGACAGCGCTTGAGACAAGCTATGGTCAGATTACCAATGCCCATATGACAGTGGCTGAAAGAAATGGCGAAATTCGTTTCTTGCATACTTTAGTGCGTGGTCCTGCTTTGAAATCTTACGGAGTTCAGGTGGCAGAGCTTGCGGGGCTTCCTGCGACAGTCACACGTCGAGCCAAGAGTCTTCTGCGTGACATTGAATCTCGTCGCATGACAGCGAGCAGTCAGTTAAGTCTTTTGGATGCAATGATGGAGAGTGAAGAAGTAGTTCCAGAGATTCAAACTTCTGAGATGCCTGAAGAGCTTCGTAGTTTGATGACAGAGCTTGAAAAGTTCCCGTTGATGCAATCAAGCCCTCTTGAGGCTATGAATCAAATCGCAAAATGGAAAGAAGTTGTTTCCAAGCACGCGCAGACTTTGAACTAA
- a CDS encoding hypothetical protein (COG4850 Uncharacterized conserved protein) — protein MLKEHIAGGPAMRSFLALILIFASLQTQARILLVSDIDDTVKLANVVDLANAAVYAFDDKSSFVGMSELYNSIVKDRPDTDVLYLSRAPEWFMKKTHTRFLQNRNFPEGLYVGRTKYSSAVHKLNNIREQIRKSNPDTVIMVGDNGEQDADVYAQITQEFAQSGIRFLQFVRIAYNQKSSLFFEQVGFVTPLEVALDLEKEGVLQASSVQNLISTVLPKILGEKGRPATGQVAFPNFVKCKNFVWTWDEELERFPELVFLKTRINSVCR, from the coding sequence GTGTTAAAAGAGCACATTGCAGGAGGTCCCGCCATGAGAAGTTTCTTAGCTTTGATTTTGATATTTGCGTCGCTTCAAACTCAAGCGCGTATTTTATTGGTGAGTGATATTGACGATACTGTAAAACTAGCAAATGTCGTGGATCTCGCGAATGCCGCGGTTTACGCTTTTGATGATAAGAGCAGTTTTGTAGGTATGAGTGAGCTTTATAACTCCATAGTTAAAGACCGCCCCGATACAGATGTGCTTTATCTTTCTCGCGCGCCTGAGTGGTTTATGAAGAAGACTCATACGCGATTTTTACAGAATCGAAACTTTCCTGAGGGGCTTTATGTAGGGCGTACGAAGTATTCTTCAGCTGTTCATAAGCTCAATAACATCCGCGAGCAGATTCGTAAAAGCAATCCCGACACTGTGATCATGGTGGGTGATAATGGGGAGCAGGATGCCGACGTCTACGCGCAGATCACTCAAGAGTTCGCTCAATCAGGAATTCGCTTTCTACAATTCGTGCGTATTGCTTACAACCAAAAGTCGAGTTTGTTTTTTGAGCAAGTTGGTTTTGTCACTCCACTTGAAGTCGCTTTGGATTTAGAAAAAGAGGGGGTACTTCAGGCTTCGTCAGTACAAAATTTGATATCGACGGTACTTCCAAAAATTCTAGGTGAAAAAGGACGACCAGCAACTGGGCAAGTCGCGTTTCCGAACTTCGTGAAATGTAAAAACTTTGTATGGACTTGGGATGAAGAACTTGAGAGATTCCCTGAGTTAGTTTTTCTAAAAACGCGAATTAACTCTGTTTGTAGATAA
- a CDS encoding regulator of cysteine desulfurase activity (COG2166 SufE protein probably involved in Fe-S center assembly): MSLIQDRQQKLISEFSAFSQWEDRYKRIIELGKSLPEMPEAMKTADNIVKGCQSQVWLHASLNEDGTMHLVGDSDALIVKGLVALLLNVYSDASPSEILATPPEFLRALGFEGNLSPSRANGLHSMLKQIKLYATAFDYLLKSKK, from the coding sequence ATGTCATTAATCCAAGATCGTCAGCAAAAGTTAATCAGTGAGTTTTCTGCGTTTTCTCAGTGGGAAGACCGTTATAAAAGAATCATCGAACTTGGAAAGAGTCTTCCTGAGATGCCCGAAGCTATGAAAACGGCTGATAATATTGTCAAAGGTTGCCAGTCTCAAGTCTGGCTTCACGCAAGTTTGAACGAAGACGGAACTATGCATCTTGTGGGTGATAGTGATGCTTTGATTGTTAAAGGCTTGGTAGCATTGCTGTTGAATGTATATTCAGATGCTTCCCCGAGCGAAATTCTTGCGACGCCGCCTGAATTTTTACGTGCCTTGGGCTTCGAAGGAAACCTTTCTCCGAGCAGGGCTAATGGCCTGCACTCAATGTTAAAGCAAATCAAACTCTACGCGACAGCTTTTGATTACCTTTTGAAATCAAAAAAATAG
- a CDS encoding putative V8-like Glu-specific endopeptidase (COG3591 V8-like Glu-specific endopeptidase): MNKSFLTTMGVAVLATMTVGFVNVGPRVIYGEDNRVDIYEVSRADYRELADSTVALIPKRNIAIEANGEIKIRGGKFGTERRLCSDEPFFDQVVAANCSGSLVGEDLIATAGHCVSNSDCSSYNFVFGFTMQNSNTLRTLSSDDVYSCKEIVAREYTRNQDYALVRLDRAVKNRLPLKMQKTPAQPGEEIFVIGHPSGLPSKFADGAAVRTQVGAYFQANLDTYGGNSGSAVFNSRTKEIVGILVRGSNDFSYDRERQCTASAVCPDNGCRGEDVSNISDIINAVNKL; encoded by the coding sequence GTGAATAAAAGTTTTCTAACCACTATGGGCGTTGCAGTTCTTGCGACAATGACTGTCGGTTTCGTTAATGTTGGTCCAAGAGTTATTTACGGTGAAGACAATCGCGTAGATATCTATGAAGTTTCCAGAGCAGATTATCGTGAGCTTGCTGATTCCACTGTGGCTTTGATTCCTAAGCGCAATATTGCTATTGAAGCAAATGGCGAAATTAAAATCAGAGGCGGAAAATTTGGTACTGAGCGCCGTCTATGCTCAGACGAGCCTTTCTTTGATCAAGTTGTAGCAGCAAATTGCTCTGGTTCTTTAGTTGGTGAAGATCTTATTGCAACAGCTGGTCACTGTGTCAGCAACTCTGATTGCTCAAGCTATAACTTTGTTTTCGGCTTCACTATGCAGAATTCAAACACATTGAGAACTCTTTCTTCTGATGATGTTTATTCGTGCAAAGAAATCGTAGCTCGTGAGTACACTCGTAACCAAGACTACGCTCTTGTTAGATTGGATCGCGCAGTTAAGAATCGCCTCCCATTAAAAATGCAAAAAACTCCAGCACAACCTGGCGAAGAAATCTTTGTGATCGGTCATCCATCAGGATTGCCTTCAAAATTTGCTGACGGAGCCGCAGTTCGCACACAAGTGGGTGCTTACTTCCAAGCAAATCTTGATACATACGGTGGAAATTCAGGTTCTGCGGTATTTAACTCCCGCACAAAAGAGATCGTAGGTATCCTAGTTCGTGGCTCTAACGATTTCTCTTATGATCGTGAGCGCCAATGTACAGCAAGTGCTGTATGTCCTGACAATGGTTGCCGCGGCGAAGATGTGTCGAATATTTCTGACATTATCAATGCTGTAAATAAGCTTTAA
- a CDS encoding hypothetical protein (COG0664 cAMP-binding proteins - catabolite gene activator and regulatory subunit of cAMP-dependent protein kinases): MAEARKVSKDHYLFREGDTPDSMYIVKSGGLIATKTKGNSEIILAEIRPGAIVGEMALFDMKPRSANIKAAVDSEVVALPYDSLAKQMEQLPVWVRAIMKTLNENLRESNRKVRELETTTTDEERFPPHITNKYLSILNLVSHRYGKPEDGGAVSITSVLLRNYTIQIFQEATNKMQSVVNALTDIGYLKQEDRGDGSQKIINQRPQDLFAFVDWYNEWLFKQEKDRLPALNDKEVKILNGVIHFARKIEPNHKGARKLSLNDVQNDSMRETGELIKADDINPLIEKKYLTEKIMDEGGVYIMVFLDEVEAPARNWTLVNQLKRKLR; the protein is encoded by the coding sequence TTGGCAGAGGCTCGCAAAGTATCAAAAGATCACTATCTATTTCGCGAAGGCGATACTCCAGATTCGATGTATATCGTTAAGTCTGGCGGACTCATAGCCACAAAGACCAAAGGTAATAGCGAAATTATTCTAGCCGAAATCAGACCCGGAGCTATCGTTGGCGAAATGGCTCTTTTCGACATGAAGCCTCGCAGTGCCAACATCAAAGCCGCGGTAGATAGCGAAGTTGTTGCTCTCCCCTATGATTCTTTAGCTAAACAGATGGAACAACTGCCTGTGTGGGTTCGCGCCATCATGAAGACACTCAATGAGAACTTGCGTGAATCCAACCGCAAAGTGCGCGAGCTGGAAACTACTACAACAGACGAAGAGCGTTTTCCGCCACATATTACGAACAAATACCTTTCGATTTTAAATCTTGTTTCCCATCGCTATGGCAAACCGGAAGATGGCGGAGCTGTCAGTATTACCTCTGTGCTCTTGCGCAACTACACGATTCAGATTTTTCAAGAGGCTACCAATAAAATGCAAAGCGTGGTGAATGCGCTGACTGACATTGGTTACCTAAAACAAGAAGACCGTGGAGATGGTTCGCAAAAAATTATCAATCAACGCCCGCAAGATCTATTTGCTTTTGTAGATTGGTACAACGAGTGGCTATTTAAACAAGAAAAAGACCGTCTCCCTGCTTTAAACGACAAAGAGGTGAAGATCCTCAATGGCGTCATTCACTTTGCCCGTAAAATCGAGCCGAATCACAAAGGCGCACGCAAATTAAGCCTGAATGATGTGCAGAACGATTCCATGCGTGAAACCGGTGAACTCATTAAAGCTGACGACATTAATCCTCTGATTGAGAAAAAATACTTAACAGAAAAGATTATGGATGAAGGCGGCGTTTATATTATGGTCTTCTTAGATGAAGTTGAAGCCCCTGCTCGCAACTGGACTTTAGTGAATCAACTTAAGCGCAAGCTTCGTTAG
- a CDS encoding 3-oxoacid CoA-transferase subunit B (COG2057 Acyl CoA:acetate/3-ketoacid CoA transferase, beta subunit) codes for MPLTREQIAQRIAQEVEDGYCVNLGIGIPTLVANYIPDNKFVMLQSENGLLGMGPFPTEDKVDADLINAGKQTVTALKGASFFSSADSFAMIRGGHVDLTVLGAMEVDETGSIANWMVPGKMVKGMGGAMDLVAGARNVIVAMQHTDKEGNSKLRTKCTLPLTGVRCIKKIVSDFGVIEITPNGFVLKEYAPDLTPEKVLAATEGKMTIAPDCKPMQF; via the coding sequence ATGCCATTAACTCGTGAACAAATCGCACAACGTATTGCTCAAGAAGTTGAAGACGGATACTGCGTAAATTTAGGCATTGGTATTCCAACATTGGTTGCGAACTACATCCCTGATAACAAATTCGTTATGTTACAAAGCGAAAATGGCCTTTTGGGAATGGGACCTTTTCCTACGGAAGATAAAGTCGATGCCGATCTTATCAACGCTGGTAAACAAACTGTCACGGCTCTTAAAGGTGCTTCGTTTTTCTCAAGCGCTGATAGCTTCGCTATGATTCGTGGTGGCCATGTGGACTTAACAGTTCTTGGTGCTATGGAAGTTGATGAAACTGGAAGTATCGCAAACTGGATGGTGCCTGGAAAAATGGTCAAAGGCATGGGCGGCGCTATGGATCTCGTAGCAGGTGCTCGCAACGTGATCGTGGCTATGCAACACACGGACAAAGAGGGAAACTCCAAGTTACGTACAAAATGCACGCTGCCTTTAACAGGTGTTCGTTGTATTAAAAAAATTGTCAGTGACTTTGGCGTGATCGAAATCACTCCAAATGGCTTCGTTTTGAAAGAGTACGCACCAGACCTTACTCCAGAAAAAGTGCTTGCCGCGACAGAAGGCAAAATGACGATTGCTCCAGACTGTAAACCTATGCAATTCTAA
- a CDS encoding 3-oxoacid CoA-transferase subunit A (COG1788 Acyl CoA:acetate/3-ketoacid CoA transferase, alpha subunit), giving the protein MSKKIFADAKSALEGITDGMTLIVGGFGLCGIPENCISALSKMNVKNLTCVSNNAGVDDFGLGLLLQNRQIKKMVSSYVGENALFEKLYMSGELELEFCPQGTLAERIRAGGAGIAGFYTPTGVGTLVAEGKDIKNFDGRDYVLERGIVGDFALVKAWKADTFGNLVFRKTARNFNPMAATAGKITVVEVEELVEVGELDPDQIHTPGVYVQRIFKGTNYEKRIEQKTVRKD; this is encoded by the coding sequence ATGAGCAAGAAAATTTTTGCTGATGCAAAATCAGCGCTTGAAGGCATTACAGACGGAATGACCCTTATCGTGGGTGGCTTCGGTCTTTGTGGTATTCCTGAAAACTGTATTTCAGCTCTTAGTAAGATGAATGTTAAAAACCTCACTTGCGTTTCTAATAACGCAGGTGTGGATGATTTTGGCCTAGGCTTACTTTTACAAAATCGCCAGATCAAAAAGATGGTCTCATCTTATGTCGGCGAAAATGCACTTTTCGAAAAGCTCTATATGAGTGGCGAACTTGAATTAGAGTTTTGCCCTCAAGGAACTTTAGCAGAGCGTATCCGCGCCGGTGGCGCTGGTATCGCAGGTTTTTACACTCCAACAGGAGTTGGAACTTTAGTTGCTGAAGGAAAAGACATTAAAAACTTCGATGGCCGCGATTACGTTTTAGAGCGTGGCATTGTTGGAGATTTTGCTCTGGTAAAAGCATGGAAGGCAGATACTTTTGGTAACCTTGTTTTCCGTAAAACCGCACGCAACTTTAATCCCATGGCAGCAACAGCTGGAAAAATCACTGTTGTTGAAGTTGAGGAGCTTGTTGAAGTGGGTGAATTAGATCCAGATCAAATTCACACTCCAGGCGTTTATGTTCAACGCATTTTCAAAGGTACAAACTATGAAAAACGCATCGAACAAAAAACGGTAAGAAAGGACTAA
- a CDS encoding acetyl-CoA acetyltransferase (COG0183 Acetyl-CoA acetyltransferase) — protein MENVVIVSSVRTPVATFQGGFSSVPAPKLGAVAIKEALAKANVKPNEIEECIMGEVLTAGVGQAPARQAALFAGLDNNVPCLTINKVCGSGLKAVMLAADSIALGNTKIAVAGGQENMTLAPHLLENSRSGYRMGPTQMTDSMIKDGLWDPYNNFHMGNAAEICVKEHNFTREEQDAFAIDSYKKAQTAWEKGVFKNEIAPVVVEGRKGAVTIDKDEEPFNTNFDKIPGLRPAFDKAGTITAANASKINDGAAAHVLMSETEANKRGIKPLARIVAHGTFAHEPKYFTTAPVGAIKKALAKANLNVGDVDLWEINEAFAVVTQVAMKELEIPAEKVNIHGGAVAIGHPIGASGARILTTLVHALHTHNKRYGLATLCIGGGEAVALIIEAVR, from the coding sequence ATGGAAAATGTCGTAATCGTAAGCAGCGTCAGAACTCCTGTCGCAACTTTTCAAGGTGGTTTTTCTTCTGTTCCAGCTCCAAAGCTTGGCGCTGTTGCTATTAAAGAAGCTTTAGCTAAAGCCAATGTAAAGCCAAATGAAATCGAAGAATGCATTATGGGCGAAGTATTAACAGCGGGTGTGGGACAAGCTCCTGCGCGTCAGGCGGCTCTTTTTGCGGGTCTTGATAACAATGTACCATGCCTAACAATCAACAAAGTTTGCGGATCTGGCCTTAAAGCCGTGATGCTAGCTGCGGACTCTATTGCTTTGGGTAATACAAAAATCGCAGTAGCTGGTGGTCAAGAGAACATGACTTTGGCTCCGCATCTTTTAGAAAACTCTCGTTCAGGCTACCGCATGGGGCCAACTCAAATGACCGACTCTATGATTAAAGATGGTCTTTGGGACCCGTATAACAATTTCCACATGGGAAATGCAGCAGAGATCTGCGTAAAAGAGCACAACTTCACTCGTGAAGAACAAGATGCTTTTGCAATCGACTCTTACAAAAAAGCCCAAACTGCTTGGGAAAAAGGTGTTTTCAAGAATGAAATCGCCCCTGTTGTCGTAGAAGGCCGTAAAGGTGCTGTTACTATCGACAAAGACGAAGAGCCGTTTAACACAAACTTCGATAAGATCCCTGGATTGCGCCCAGCTTTCGATAAAGCAGGAACAATCACAGCAGCTAATGCTTCTAAAATTAACGACGGAGCTGCTGCTCACGTTTTGATGTCTGAAACAGAAGCTAACAAACGTGGCATTAAACCATTAGCACGCATCGTAGCTCATGGCACTTTTGCGCATGAACCAAAATACTTCACAACAGCTCCAGTTGGCGCGATTAAAAAAGCTCTAGCAAAAGCAAATCTAAATGTTGGTGATGTAGATCTTTGGGAAATCAACGAAGCTTTCGCAGTTGTTACTCAAGTTGCAATGAAAGAACTTGAGATCCCAGCTGAAAAAGTAAACATCCATGGCGGCGCAGTGGCAATCGGTCACCCGATCGGAGCTTCTGGTGCTCGTATTTTAACAACTCTTGTGCATGCTCTTCACACTCACAATAAACGCTATGGTCTTGCGACTCTTTGTATCGGTGGTGGTGAAGCTGTTGCCTTGATCATTGAAGCTGTTCGTTAA
- a CDS encoding hypothetical protein (COG3595 Uncharacterized conserved protein) produces MSAIYFILSGLLSFQAHSATMEVAASPEDRIFVRGLDAQVHFIAQSTPQWKVSGIEESAEGQFVMTKKQGVLEIRMVEPGGKKNWLASLTRGGAPKKIEIVGPAVPVEVQLRGGSVIMQKWGKAAKVSMTSGRFSAIGGAGEYNIHVQKGDISIQDHQGRVVTDMYAGSTTLLNIQGDAQATVFTGNLNIEKMRGNLNLFTQQANSKINASTGSLQFDNGKGALAVTSFEGRLEGQNLDGSINVHMALDSELDVRSKAGRVAVQTPANSGMSLNLLTNEGEIVVPAPLRVTRLSAERSVRGKMRGDAQRGSVFVRSQEGTISVK; encoded by the coding sequence ATGTCAGCTATATATTTCATTCTATCAGGACTACTCAGTTTCCAAGCTCATTCTGCAACGATGGAAGTGGCGGCCAGTCCAGAAGATCGAATTTTCGTGCGCGGACTCGATGCACAGGTTCATTTTATAGCGCAAAGCACCCCACAATGGAAAGTTTCAGGCATTGAAGAGTCTGCTGAGGGGCAGTTTGTAATGACGAAAAAACAAGGGGTGCTTGAGATCCGCATGGTTGAACCCGGTGGTAAAAAGAACTGGCTGGCTTCTTTAACTCGTGGTGGCGCTCCGAAGAAAATTGAAATTGTGGGGCCCGCAGTACCCGTGGAAGTTCAACTCCGTGGAGGCAGCGTGATTATGCAAAAATGGGGAAAAGCAGCCAAAGTCAGTATGACAAGTGGGCGCTTTTCTGCAATCGGCGGTGCTGGTGAGTACAATATCCATGTTCAAAAGGGAGATATCTCTATTCAAGACCATCAAGGTCGTGTTGTGACGGATATGTACGCAGGATCAACCACGCTTTTGAATATCCAAGGAGACGCTCAGGCCACTGTCTTTACTGGGAATCTTAATATTGAAAAGATGCGAGGCAATCTCAACCTCTTCACTCAACAAGCGAACTCAAAAATCAATGCGAGCACAGGTTCTTTGCAATTTGATAATGGCAAAGGCGCTCTGGCCGTGACCTCTTTTGAAGGACGCCTGGAAGGCCAAAATCTGGACGGCAGCATCAATGTTCACATGGCTTTGGATTCAGAACTTGATGTTCGCTCAAAAGCCGGCCGAGTAGCTGTTCAAACACCAGCAAACTCAGGAATGAGTTTAAATCTATTAACCAATGAGGGTGAAATTGTTGTACCAGCACCTTTACGCGTGACTCGTTTGAGCGCTGAGCGCAGCGTTCGTGGTAAGATGCGGGGCGATGCGCAAAGAGGAAGTGTTTTTGTGCGCAGTCAAGAAGGAACAATTTCCGTGAAATGA
- a CDS encoding hypothetical protein (COG1239 Mg-chelatase subunit ChlI) codes for MLKSIALCALMMCALTANADVRFPSGPDASLTPGVLCKSSRNIRYPEKINYCDRNVSSNTKREVFMLYDQIGFRTRTMKRQDFKIDHYIPLCAGGSNDIKNLWPQHITVYRITDGLEQAVCEKMAAGRLSQKRGIAFIVEAKNNLERASYILNVVRGL; via the coding sequence ATGCTAAAGAGCATCGCTCTTTGCGCCTTGATGATGTGTGCGTTAACCGCTAACGCCGATGTTCGTTTTCCTTCGGGACCTGATGCTTCACTAACTCCTGGAGTTTTGTGCAAGTCTTCTCGAAACATAAGATATCCCGAGAAAATCAATTACTGTGATCGCAATGTTTCTTCGAACACTAAAAGAGAAGTGTTCATGCTTTATGATCAAATTGGTTTCCGTACGCGTACGATGAAGCGCCAAGACTTTAAAATTGATCACTACATCCCGCTTTGTGCCGGTGGAAGTAACGACATTAAAAACCTTTGGCCACAACACATCACAGTCTACAGAATCACTGATGGTCTAGAGCAGGCTGTATGTGAGAAGATGGCAGCCGGACGATTGTCTCAGAAGCGCGGAATCGCGTTTATTGTAGAAGCTAAGAATAATCTTGAAAGAGCTTCTTACATCCTGAACGTTGTTCGCGGTCTTTAA